The following proteins come from a genomic window of Purpureocillium takamizusanense chromosome 13, complete sequence:
- a CDS encoding uncharacterized protein (EggNog:ENOG503P3HY~TransMembrane:4 (i12-30o42-64i76-96o133-153i)), translated as MFFALVFVCTRISQIVTLIPMMGMLAWFINIFVTHNALTPDAILILFITSVLALAWAVFTLFSYHRSSANARLVSLVDLGIFGTLIAGVYLLRGIADADCSDDPSASRRWTAHVAVPYVVDWQPNKPCAMLKASWAFAIMNIIFFFTTAVAAFSHGDSLSAYYGDERVVRTRHTHYHHGGSSRHHHGGSHRHHSRSRSGGSRRSHSHSRRVYV; from the exons atgttctTCGCACTCGTGTTTGTGTGCACGCGCATCTCGCAGATTGTGACGCTG ATCCCCATGATGGGCATGCTCGCCTGGTTCATCAACATCTTCGTCACGCACAACGCCCTCACCCCCgacgccatcctcatcctcttcatcacgtccgtcctcgccctcgcctggGCCGTCTTCACCCTCTTCTCCTACCACCGCTCCAGCGCAaacgcccgcctcgtctccctcgtcgacctcggcaTCTTCGGcaccctcatcgccggcgtctACCTCCTgcgcggcatcgccgacgccgactgCTCCGACGAcccctccgcctcgcgccgctggaccgcccacgtcgccgtGCCCTACGTCGTCGACTGGCAGCCCAACAAGCCCTGCGCCATGCTCAAGGCGAGCTGGGCCTTCGCCATCATGaacatcatcttcttcttcacgacggccgtggcggcgttTAGCCATGGGGATAGCCTGAGTGCGTATTATGGGGATGAGAGGGTGGTGAGGACGAGGCATACGCATTATCACCacgggggcagcagcaggcatcACCATGGCGGGAGCCATCGACATCAtagccgcagccgctccggcggttcgcggcgcagccacagccactCGCGGAGGGTCTACGTATAG
- a CDS encoding uncharacterized protein (EggNog:ENOG503P4PV~COG:G), with the protein MNHTFVKDGLNDYLPDIEYMHEKYPDVQVVLGESGRYTDTQSSVDQSEGIFGSALWTADYLLYAMSLNVTRVNMQLGQVFGYVAWHPIAFAGLQPEVRAPYYGHLFVGDFIGRSKAFRVSEVPVGAEEDGLVAAYAGYEHDRLQRVAIINYEVWQQGAGPQRPSRTFAVPVPRGVRSVRVQTLTSAEGASSLNGTVSWAGRTWTYENDGVGARVPGVEEFTTVRVVGGRANVEVGASEAVIVHVGI; encoded by the exons ATGAACCACACCTTTGTCAAGGACGGATTAAACGACTACCTCCCCGACATCGAGTACATGCACGAGAAATACCCCGACGTGcaggtcgtcctcggtgaGTCCGGGCGGTACACGGACACGCAGAGCTCCGTCGACCAGTCCGAAGGCATCTTTGGGTCCGCGCTCTGGACAGCCGATTACCTGCTGTACGCAATGTCTTTG AACGTGACGCGGGTCAACATGCAGCTCGGCCAAGTCTTTGGCTACGTCGCCTGGCACCCCATTGCGTTTGCCGGCCTGCAGCCCGAGGTCCGCGCCCCGTACTACGGGCACCTGTTCGTGGGCGACTTCATCGGCCGGAGCAAGGCGTTTCGCGTCAGCGAGGTGCCGGTCGGGGCCGAAgaggacggcctcgtcgccgcgtaCGCCGGGTACGAGCACGACCGGCTGCAGCGcgtggccatcatcaactACGAGGTGTGGCAGCAGGGCGCCGGCCCGCAAAGGCCGTCACGCACGTTcgcggtgccggtgccgcgTGGCGTGCGGTCCGTTCGGGTGCAGACGCTGACGTCTGCGGAGGGCGCGAGCAGCCTCAACGGGACGGTGTCGTGGGCGGGGCGGACGTGGACGTACGAGAACGACGGGGTGGGCGCGAGGGTGCCGGGCGTGGAGGAGTTTACGACTGTGCGGGTGGTTGGAGGCAGGGCGAATGTCGAGGTTGGTGCCAGTGAGGCCGTTATTGTGCACGTTGGTATTTAG
- a CDS encoding uncharacterized protein (EggNog:ENOG503NYJ2~SECRETED:SignalP(1-19~SECRETED:cutsite=AAC-QP~SECRETED:prob=0.6126)~COG:G) — protein MLVSVLFGIAALSVSPAACQPAVTLNVEQKAPVGASKLVDSSFPSFAIQGSSFASYTGNASHPNTFSRNLIRAVEERTGGPLVVRVGGTNTDNSNFNPAQAQPVTPPQVGAGIGQKFVFGPVFYEGFRNWGPRTRWVYDVPFARSNKTGSQLEARAAVDGIGLANLEPLEIGNEVDLYARQGARPAGYGPVEFVADWRAYADWLVGVLGLPAGGRSLFQTLTLSSAHAAPFRAYI, from the exons ATGCTCGTCTCCGTGCTCTTCGGCATTGCGGCACTAAGTGTGTCGCCGGCCGCTTGTCAACCAGCTGTGACGTTGAACGTTGAGCAAAAGGCGCCCGTGGGTGCTTCGAAGCTCGTCGACTCGTCTTTCCCGAGCTTTGCGATCCAGGGGAGCTCCTTTGCGTCGTACACGG GCAACGCGTCTCATCCAAACACCTTTTCGCGCAACCTgatccgcgccgtcgaggagcgcacCGGCGGCCCTCTagtcgtccgcgtcggcggcaccaacAC GGACAACTCCAACTTCAACCCCGCGCAGGCACAGCCCGTCACCCCCCCgcaggtcggcgccggcatcgggCAAAAGTTCGTCTTCGGGCCCGTCTTCTACGAGGGCTTCCGCAACTGGGGCCCCCGCACGCGCTGGGTGTACGACGTGCCGTTCGCGCGGAGCAACAAGACGGGCTCGCAGCtggaggcgcgcgcggccgtcgacggcatcgggctCGCCAACCTCGAGCCCCTCGAGATCGGCAACGAGGTCGACCTGTACGCCAGGCAGGGCGCGCGACCCGCGGGGTACGGGCCCGTCGAGTTCGTGGCCGACTGGCGCGCGTACGCGGactggctcgtcggcgtgctgGGGTTGCCCGCGGGGGGGCGGTCGTTGTTCCAGACGTtgacgctgtcgtcggcgcatGCGGCGCCGTTTCGCGCGTACATATAG
- a CDS encoding uncharacterized protein (TransMembrane:12 (i28-52o72-93i138-163o169-187i199-216o228-247i311-329o349-368i375-394o406-430i442-465o477-495i)~COG:U~EggNog:ENOG503NYDW), with product MAPPPAESPSNGRTLPFPARIREFTPMVLFMTFYLAVTAWNYGYDVSVFAGVQAMDPFVRRFGSYNAGTRKYAIPSYLVSILNSFPYLGKLLVRMPPSAPPLFPDYSNTLQYIDERTDTKGCWAAAPMAEKIGRKKSVLAVIATSFIGVLLQITATTVAQFTVGRMLCYAMTGICVNVMPAYMAECAPARLRGMVTSQLQMQIVVAQLVASAVNYGTSTIKSDAGWRISVGIQFIMPGLLLVLYPIIVESPRWLLSQDRFEDASASLRRLRKKGVPDDVIQDEVNLLGHLQGNEGKGSWKEVFAGTNRRRTVIAVIVMVGQQITGQAFVSQYSVTFYKQQGYTNNFELGMIQQALGVAASILTALVVDSFGRRRILLIGGTANSAFLFSMGAMGSIAHPSTTEKRLLVASVMIWFYFYLLSWASVPYIVLGEASTRRVVEKTSNLAVSLSVLSAFLVSFTAPYLIGADYANLGGKVGFIYGGLSVVFTALTWFYVPEMKGRSLEDIDSLFEKRVPTRDFRRADVSTVQISLDKLGEKDMATGEERGSS from the exons atggcaccaccaccggctgAGAGCCCCAGCAACGGGCGGACGCTGCCCTTTCCAGCGCGTATCAGGGAATTCACACCCATGGTCTTGTTCATGACCTT CTACCTCGCGGTGACGGCCTGGAACTACGGCTACGAC GTGTCCGTGTTCGCCGGCGTGCAGGCCATGGACC CGTTTGTGCGGCGATTCGGCTCCTACAACGCAGGCACGCGCAAGTACGCCATCCCGTCGTACCTGGTCTCGATCCTAAACTCGTTCCCATACTTGGGCAAGCTGCTCGTTCGTATGCCCccgtctgcgccgccatTGTTCCCCGACTACTCCAATACTCTACAGTATATTGACGAACGAACCGACACCAAGGGAtgctgggccgccgcgcccatgGCGGAAAAGATTGGCCGCAAAAAGTCCGTCCTGGCTGTGATAGCCACGTCTTTTAT TGGCGTGCTGCTTCAAATcaccgcgacgacggtggcgcaGTTCACCGTCGGCCGCATGCTCTGCTACGCCATGACGGGCATCTGCGTCAACGTCATGCCCGCGTACATGGCCGagtgcgcgcccgcccgcctgcgcggcATGGTGACGTCTCAGCTGCAGATGCAGATCGTGGTGGCCCAGCTGGTGGCTTCGGCGGTCAACTACGGGACTTCTACGATCAAATCGGATGCCGGATGGCGCATCTCGGTCG GCATCCAATTCATCATGCCTGGGTTACTGCTCGTTTTGTATCCCATCATTGTGGAGTCTCCGCGCTG GCTATTATCGCAGGATCGATTTGAGGACGCATCAGCCTCCCTGCGCCGGTTACGAAAAAAGGGCGTGCCGGACGATGTAATCCAGGATGAGGTGAACCTCCTGGGTCACCTGCAAGGCAACGAGGGCAAAGGGTCGTGGAAAGAAGTCTTTGCAGGGACAAACAGG CGCCGGACAGTCATAGCGGTCATCGTCATGGTCGGGCAGCAAATCACCGGCCAGGCCTTTGTGTCGCAGTACTCGGTCACGTTCTACAAACAGCAGGGCTACACCAACAACTTCGAGCTTGGCATGATCCAGCaggcgctcggcgtcgcggcgtccATCCTCACGGCCCTCGTGGTCGACTCgttcgggcggcggcgcatcctcctcatcggcgGGACCGCCAACTCGGCGTTCCTCTTCAGCATGGGCGCCATGGGGAGCATCGCCCACCCGTCCACGACCGAGAAGCGCCTGCTGGTGGCGAGCGTGATGATCTGGTTCTACTTTTACCTGCTTTCGTGGGCGTCCGTCCCGTACATTGTGCTtggcgaggcgtcgacgcgccgcgtcgtcgagaagaCGAGCAACCTCGCCGTGTCGCTGTCCGTGCTGTCTGCGTTCCTGGTGTCCTTTACTGCGCCGTACCTCATCGGTGCGGACTATGCCAATCTGGGCGGCAAGGTGGGCTTCATATACGGCGGGCTGAGCGTCGTGTTCACGGCCTTGACGTGGTTCTACGTCCCGGAGATGAAGGgccgcagcctcgaggaTATTGACTCTTTGTTCGAGAAGAGGGTCCCGACGAGGGACTTTCGCAGGGCGGATGTCTCTACTGTCCAGATCTCTCTGGATAAGCTCGGGGAAAAGGATATGGCGACGGGGGAGGAAAGGGGATCCTCTTGA